A window from Coleofasciculus sp. FACHB-1120 encodes these proteins:
- a CDS encoding SemiSWEET transporter yields the protein MDFVTTLGFMAATLTTIAFLPQLFKVWQTKSAKDVSLEMLIIFCAGVFLWLVYGFYIQSFPVIAANLLTLIFNLIILSLKIKYE from the coding sequence ATGGATTTTGTAACGACCTTGGGATTTATGGCGGCAACTTTGACCACTATTGCTTTTTTGCCTCAACTGTTTAAAGTATGGCAAACAAAATCAGCCAAAGATGTTTCTCTGGAAATGTTGATTATTTTCTGTGCGGGAGTGTTTTTGTGGTTAGTGTACGGTTTTTACATTCAATCTTTTCCGGTTATTGCTGCCAACTTGCTAACCCTAATTTTTAATCTGATAATTTTATCGCTTAAAATTAAATATGAATAA
- a CDS encoding radical SAM protein yields MMSGVFAAERLLFTPATPDTDAIRTIFAFPNEYSVGITSLGYQVVWASLAMRSDLEVSRLFTDTHEPLLRSPELVGFSLSWELDYVNILNLLELLEIPNRASARDDNHPLVFGGGPVLTANPEPFADFFDVILLGDGENLLSNFIDAYKEVRTATRQAQLRRLAQVPGIYIPSLYQVEYHAPDGSIQSILPVDAEIPAVIEKQTYRGNTLSASTVVTEKAAWENIYMVEVVRSCPEMCRFCLASYLTLPFRTASLESSLIPAIDRGLAVTNRLGLLGASVTQHPEFETLLDYLSQPKYDDVRLSIASVRTNTVTVQLAQTLAKRDTRSLTIAVESGSERLRQIINKKLTNEEIIQAAINAKAGGLSNLKLYGMVGVPGEEPEDLEATVAMMRSLKKAAPGLRLTFGCSTFVPKAHTPFQWFGVNRDAEKRLKGLEKQLRREGIEFRPESYNWSAIQALISRGDRRLSHLLELTRHYGDSLGSYRRAFKELRGQLPALDSYIHASWSLEQVLPWNHLQGPLPVATLQKHLADATAHFREASACLT; encoded by the coding sequence GTGATGTCTGGAGTTTTTGCCGCAGAACGTCTTTTATTTACACCCGCGACGCCTGACACCGACGCTATCCGGACTATATTTGCTTTCCCGAATGAGTACAGCGTTGGCATCACTAGCCTAGGCTATCAGGTGGTGTGGGCGTCTTTGGCAATGCGCTCCGATCTTGAAGTCAGCCGCCTATTTACAGATACTCATGAGCCGCTGCTGCGATCGCCCGAATTAGTCGGATTTTCTCTTTCTTGGGAATTAGATTATGTCAATATCCTCAATTTGTTGGAACTGCTAGAGATTCCGAATCGAGCATCTGCGCGTGATGACAATCATCCCCTCGTATTTGGGGGAGGACCCGTATTAACCGCCAATCCAGAACCTTTTGCTGACTTTTTTGATGTCATTTTGCTGGGAGATGGCGAAAATCTGCTCAGCAATTTTATTGATGCGTATAAAGAAGTTAGAACCGCTACCCGACAAGCTCAACTGAGGCGTTTGGCGCAAGTACCGGGAATTTATATCCCTAGTTTGTATCAAGTTGAATATCACGCGCCCGATGGCTCGATCCAGTCCATTTTGCCCGTAGATGCGGAGATTCCCGCCGTAATTGAAAAGCAAACTTATCGGGGAAATACGCTTTCTGCTTCAACTGTGGTGACAGAGAAGGCGGCGTGGGAAAATATTTATATGGTGGAAGTGGTACGGAGTTGTCCGGAAATGTGCCGCTTCTGTTTGGCGAGTTATCTAACATTGCCGTTTCGCACAGCAAGTTTGGAAAGTTCGCTAATTCCAGCCATCGATCGGGGATTGGCGGTGACGAATCGGCTGGGATTATTAGGAGCATCGGTTACGCAACACCCAGAGTTTGAAACTCTTCTAGATTACTTGAGTCAGCCAAAATACGACGATGTCCGCCTCAGCATTGCTTCGGTGCGGACGAATACGGTGACAGTACAGCTAGCTCAAACTTTAGCAAAACGAGACACGCGATCGCTCACCATTGCCGTAGAAAGTGGTTCGGAACGGTTGCGGCAGATTATCAATAAAAAGCTGACGAATGAGGAAATCATCCAAGCTGCAATCAATGCCAAAGCAGGTGGATTAAGCAACCTCAAACTCTATGGAATGGTGGGAGTTCCAGGGGAGGAACCCGAAGATTTAGAAGCAACGGTGGCGATGATGCGATCGCTAAAAAAAGCCGCGCCTGGGTTACGCTTGACCTTCGGATGCAGCACTTTTGTTCCCAAGGCTCATACGCCGTTTCAGTGGTTTGGAGTCAATCGGGATGCCGAAAAGCGGCTCAAAGGCTTAGAGAAGCAATTGCGCCGCGAAGGGATTGAGTTTCGACCGGAAAGCTATAATTGGTCAGCAATCCAAGCTTTAATATCGAGAGGCGATCGCCGACTTTCCCATCTTCTAGAACTGACGCGACACTACGGCGACTCTCTAGGCAGCTACCGCCGTGCTTTCAAAGAACTGCGAGGACAACTGCCGGCTCTCGATTCCTATATTCACGCCAGTTGGTCGTTAGAGCAAGTTTTGCCTTGGAACCACTTACAAGGGCCATTACCAGTCGCCACCCTCCAGAAGCATCTAGCCGACGCTACGGCTCATTTTCGGGAGGCTTCAGCCTGCTTAACTTAG
- a CDS encoding CPXCG motif-containing cysteine-rich protein, giving the protein MQTTSEYFCAYCGEPNVTFVDLSAGGQQSYIEDCQVCCRPNNLYIRLDEETLDIEIDSDYEG; this is encoded by the coding sequence ATGCAAACAACATCCGAGTATTTTTGTGCCTATTGCGGCGAACCAAATGTTACGTTTGTTGACTTGAGTGCCGGGGGTCAGCAGTCTTATATTGAAGATTGCCAAGTCTGCTGTCGCCCGAATAATCTCTACATTCGGCTTGATGAAGAAACCCTTGATATTGAAATTGATAGTGACTACGAAGGCTAA
- a CDS encoding GIY-YIG nuclease family protein, protein METNQNVPVEHQNVPEGHRGLHDFLYSSDDEHAAPEIATPADLENDGTEVLPLQAWCDRAQNAKIAGVYAVLNTQRQTQYIGYSRNVLLSLNGHVAQNGRETCAFVRVQAFKFPKRTDMENLREAWISELGSIPPGNADVSGMWASTVGEVAKAAMSPEERNAYEEKKLKLRKAMADSTLTKDLADAEESDAKRQQKLEAAVNNDDWSAVIEGQTRETHS, encoded by the coding sequence GTGGAGACAAACCAGAATGTGCCCGTTGAACACCAAAATGTACCCGAAGGCCACCGGGGGCTGCACGACTTTTTGTATAGCTCTGACGACGAACACGCTGCCCCTGAGATAGCGACTCCTGCTGATCTCGAAAACGATGGTACTGAAGTGCTGCCGCTTCAAGCCTGGTGCGATCGCGCCCAGAATGCGAAAATTGCTGGGGTGTACGCTGTGTTAAATACCCAACGCCAGACGCAATACATCGGTTACTCTCGGAATGTACTGCTTTCCCTGAATGGTCATGTCGCTCAAAATGGGAGAGAAACTTGCGCTTTTGTGCGGGTGCAGGCGTTCAAGTTCCCAAAACGCACGGATATGGAAAATTTGCGAGAGGCGTGGATTTCCGAACTCGGCAGCATTCCGCCTGGTAACGCTGATGTCAGCGGGATGTGGGCTAGTACCGTAGGCGAAGTTGCAAAAGCAGCGATGTCGCCTGAAGAGCGCAACGCCTATGAGGAGAAAAAGCTCAAACTCCGCAAAGCGATGGCAGATAGCACGCTCACCAAGGATTTGGCAGATGCCGAGGAAAGTGATGCCAAGCGGCAGCAAAAGCTAGAAGCGGCAGTTAATAATGACGACTGGAGTGCTGTTATTGAGGGACAAACGCGGGAAACTCACTCGTAA